A genome region from Nicotiana tabacum cultivar K326 chromosome 13, ASM71507v2, whole genome shotgun sequence includes the following:
- the LOC142161758 gene encoding protein TIC 20-I, chloroplastic-like, translating into MILNGCSLSISKSYGSASSRLPSKVVTSCVRHSPAPHRYYPTSCSKGFSFLDLSSASSPLFGGEYGGLLHAIPQLPRRSQYSLAPRASKDVPYSYRFPAMTTKPRWWWRTLACLPYLMPLHETWMYAETAYHLHPFLEDLEFLTYPFLGAIGRLPSWFLMAYFFVAYLGVVRRKEWPHFFRFHVVMGMLLEIALQVIGTISRWMPLAVYWGKVGMHFWTAVAFAYLFTVLECIRCALAGMYADIPFVCDAAYIQIPYD; encoded by the exons ATGATCCTAAATGGATGCTCCTTAAGTATCTCCAAGTCCTATGGATCTGCATCATCAAGGCTGCCTTCCAAGGTTGTAACCTCATGTGTTAGACATTCACCAGCACCTCATCGGTACTATCCGACATCCTGCTCCAAAG GATTCAGCTTCCTTGATCTTTCTTCTGCATCATCACCTCTTTTCGGTGGTGAATATGGTGGCCTTTTGCATGCTATACCTCAATTACCAAGGCGAAGCCAATATTCCCTTGCCCCTAGAGCGTCAAAAGATGTCCCATATAGTTACAGATTCCCTGCGATGACCACAAAGCCAAGGTGGTGGTGGAGAACCTTAGCATGCCTCCCTTATTTGATGCCTCTTCACGAGACTTGGATGTATGCTGAGACGGCATATCATCTCCACCCCTTTTTGGAAGATCTTGAGTTTCTGACATACCCTTTCCTGGGAGCAATTGGGAGATTACCAAGCTGGTTTCTAATGGCATACTTCTTTGTTGCTTATCTTGGTGTAGTGAGGAGAAAGGAATGGCCTCATTTCTTTAGGTTCCATGTGGTGATGGGGATGCTACTTGAGATTGCCCTGCAGGTTATTGGGACTATAAGCCGTTGGATGCCGCTTGCCGTGTACTGGGGCAAAGTTGGCATGCATTTTTGGACCGCCGTCGCATTTGCCTATCTGTTCACAGTTTTAGAGTGCATAAGATGCGCCCTCGCAGGGATGTATGCAGACATTCCATTTGTCTGTGATGCAGCTTATATTCAAATACCTTATGATTAA